The following are encoded together in the Aciduricibacillus chroicocephali genome:
- a CDS encoding alkaline phosphatase, with protein MRKSFKKAGVLALVGTAAAVTYAAPPSESWSNGVAEAKQLDDNRSKGNGKQPKNVILLIGDGMGPTQVSAASYLKGDGFGTEDLTMNTFKNIGFARTFSHDNTVTDSAAAATAFSSSHKTDNNVIGLAPEKEKHEEDEDHFEVATVLEEAEDRGKATGLVTTTRITHATPAAFASHIDHRDKENEIAVQMLKEHEVDVLLGGGKGQFLPKSEGGKREDGLNLLKDAEKRGYTIAEDAKGLEKAKEGKLLGLFNTSHMNYELDRDLTKEPSLAEMTEKAIDVVSKEKEGFFLMVEGGRIDHAAHVNYPASTMRETLAFDDAVKVAKEFAERNKDTLVIVSADHETGGMSIGAGGTYGFNKDIIRNVTRSAEYMGKQVNKEKTNIPEVMEKFAGIKDLKEEEIKRIADEKSAADGIAKVISNRALIGWTTTGHTGVDVPVYAFGPQADKLTGTIDNTKIAEVISEAVKGKQQGKPVKK; from the coding sequence ATGCGTAAATCTTTCAAAAAAGCAGGGGTTCTTGCACTTGTCGGAACAGCAGCAGCAGTAACTTATGCAGCACCTCCATCAGAGAGCTGGTCAAATGGGGTAGCAGAGGCGAAACAACTGGATGACAATCGGAGTAAAGGAAATGGCAAGCAGCCTAAAAACGTTATCCTGTTGATTGGCGATGGCATGGGTCCAACACAAGTCTCGGCAGCTTCTTATTTGAAAGGTGACGGATTCGGCACAGAAGATTTAACGATGAACACTTTTAAAAATATCGGATTCGCACGCACGTTTTCACATGATAATACAGTGACAGACTCTGCAGCAGCAGCTACAGCCTTCTCATCCAGCCACAAAACAGATAACAATGTGATCGGCCTGGCACCTGAAAAAGAAAAACATGAGGAGGACGAGGATCATTTCGAAGTGGCGACGGTTCTGGAGGAAGCAGAGGACAGAGGTAAGGCAACAGGGCTCGTTACAACGACGCGGATTACACATGCGACACCAGCCGCATTCGCTTCACATATTGATCATCGCGACAAAGAAAATGAAATTGCCGTGCAAATGCTGAAGGAACATGAAGTCGACGTCTTGCTCGGAGGTGGGAAAGGACAATTCCTGCCTAAGAGTGAAGGCGGCAAGCGGGAAGATGGATTGAACCTGCTAAAGGATGCGGAAAAGAGAGGCTACACAATTGCTGAAGATGCGAAGGGACTTGAAAAAGCGAAGGAAGGCAAGCTGCTCGGACTCTTCAATACAAGTCATATGAATTATGAGTTGGACCGCGATCTTACAAAAGAGCCAAGCCTTGCTGAAATGACAGAAAAAGCAATTGATGTCGTATCTAAGGAAAAGGAAGGATTCTTCCTAATGGTGGAAGGTGGACGAATCGACCACGCGGCCCATGTGAATTATCCTGCTTCGACTATGAGAGAGACACTCGCTTTTGATGATGCTGTCAAAGTGGCGAAAGAGTTCGCCGAACGCAACAAAGATACGCTAGTGATCGTATCGGCCGACCATGAGACCGGCGGCATGTCGATCGGTGCTGGCGGTACATACGGATTCAACAAAGATATAATTCGCAATGTCACACGTTCCGCTGAATACATGGGCAAACAGGTGAACAAGGAGAAGACAAATATTCCTGAAGTGATGGAGAAATTCGCTGGCATTAAAGATTTGAAAGAGGAAGAGATTAAGAGAATTGCTGATGAGAAATCCGCAGCAGATGGTATCGCTAAAGTAATTAGCAACCGTGCGCTTATCGGCTGGACAACGACAGGACATACAGGTGTCGATGTACCGGTATACGCTTTTGGACCACAAGCGGATAAATTGACAGGAACAATTGATAATACGAAGATTGCTGAAGTGATTTCTGAAGCTGTAAAAGGAAAGCAACAAGGTAAGCCTGTTAAAAAGTAA
- the dapA gene encoding 4-hydroxy-tetrahydrodipicolinate synthase, with amino-acid sequence MSFGQILTAMVTPFDQNEEIDYTATRNLVNHLIANGTDGLVVAGTTGESATLETDEKIELFKFVVEAAAGRVPVIAGTGTNSTKGSIHLTQAAEAAGVDGIMLVNPYYNKPSQEGLYQHYKTVAESTKLPVMLYNIPGRTAVNMLPETIIRLAEVENIVCVKEASGDLDAMTQIISGTPDDFKLYSGDDGLTLPVLALGGVGVVSVSAHILGNEMQQMIRAFHEGRHEEAAAMHGNLRPLMKAMFAQPSPSPVKAALNMKGITVGGVRLPMLPLTEEEEMELRHILGIRFEEAG; translated from the coding sequence ATGAGTTTTGGACAAATTTTAACAGCGATGGTTACGCCATTCGATCAGAATGAGGAAATTGATTACACTGCAACACGCAATTTGGTTAACCACCTAATTGCAAATGGTACAGACGGTCTTGTCGTAGCCGGTACAACTGGTGAAAGTGCGACACTTGAAACAGATGAGAAAATCGAGCTATTTAAATTCGTTGTTGAAGCTGCGGCTGGACGCGTTCCAGTCATTGCCGGCACAGGAACGAACAGCACAAAGGGATCCATCCATCTGACACAGGCGGCAGAAGCTGCTGGTGTTGACGGCATCATGCTCGTAAACCCTTACTACAACAAGCCTTCCCAGGAAGGACTGTACCAGCATTACAAGACAGTTGCTGAATCTACGAAACTGCCAGTCATGCTCTATAACATTCCAGGACGAACAGCAGTCAATATGCTGCCTGAGACGATTATCCGTCTAGCAGAAGTAGAGAACATCGTATGCGTCAAAGAAGCAAGCGGAGACCTTGATGCAATGACTCAGATCATCAGTGGCACACCAGATGATTTCAAATTGTACAGTGGTGATGACGGGCTTACATTGCCTGTTCTTGCGCTTGGCGGTGTCGGCGTTGTATCCGTGTCTGCTCATATTTTGGGCAATGAAATGCAACAGATGATCCGTGCTTTCCATGAAGGTCGTCATGAAGAAGCAGCTGCCATGCACGGCAACTTGCGTCCGCTAATGAAAGCTATGTTCGCACAGCCCAGCCCTTCACCTGTAAAGGCAGCATTGAATATGAAAGGCATTACTGTTGGCGGTGTCCGCCTGCCAATGCTTCCACTTACTGAAGAAGAAGAAATGGAACTTCGCCATATCCTCGGCATTCGCTTTGAAGAAGCAGGCTAA